The proteins below come from a single Thermopolyspora flexuosa genomic window:
- a CDS encoding lysophospholipid acyltransferase family protein, which yields MLYWVLKVTLGPLLHLVFRPWAEGVENVPREGPAILAGNHLSFSDHFFGPLHLPRKVISLGKAEYFTGRGLKGLISRMFFRGVGTVPLDRSGGKASEAALRTGLRILREGHLLGIYPEGTRSPDGRLYKGKTGVARLALMSRAPVIPWAVINTREIMPPGKIFPRFGIRPGIRFGKPLDFSRYYGMEDDRLVLRAVTDEIMYALMELSGQEYVDKYAATAKAEMARAAKEAARQAAGK from the coding sequence GTGCTGTACTGGGTGTTGAAGGTCACACTCGGGCCGCTCCTCCACCTGGTGTTCCGCCCTTGGGCCGAAGGCGTGGAGAACGTGCCGCGAGAGGGGCCGGCGATCCTCGCCGGCAACCACCTGTCCTTCTCCGATCACTTCTTCGGTCCCCTTCATCTCCCCCGTAAGGTCATCTCCCTGGGCAAGGCCGAGTACTTCACCGGCCGCGGGCTCAAAGGCCTGATCAGCCGGATGTTCTTCCGCGGCGTCGGCACCGTCCCCCTTGACCGTTCCGGTGGCAAGGCGAGCGAGGCCGCCCTGCGCACCGGCCTCCGTATCCTGCGCGAAGGTCACCTTCTTGGCATATACCCCGAGGGGACGCGTTCCCCCGACGGCCGCCTCTACAAGGGCAAGACCGGTGTCGCCCGGCTCGCGCTGATGTCCCGCGCCCCCGTCATCCCCTGGGCCGTGATCAACACCCGCGAGATCATGCCCCCCGGCAAAATCTTCCCCAGGTTCGGCATCCGCCCCGGCATCCGGTTCGGCAAGCCGCTCGACTTCTCCCGCTACTACGGCATGGAGGACGACCGCCTGGTGCTCCGCGCCGTGACCGACGAGATCATGTACGCCCTGATGGAGCTGTCCGGGCAGGAGTACGTCGACAAGTACGCCGCCACCGCCAAGGCGGAGATGGCCCGGGCCGCGAAGGAGGCCGCCAGGCAGGCGGCCGGGAAGTGA
- a CDS encoding FMN-binding glutamate synthase family protein produces MSHTFPPHVIAEIQERARLGRYGVRGRGATRRLPTFDDLLLLTAAAGRDGEAPRGPCRTRTVLGTRYAREPVVLDLPVTIAAMAYGAISPGAKEALGRAATMAGTAATTGDGGMTPEERDAAKTLVYQLTASRHGVDPDDLRAADAVEIVLGQGAHPGAGGLLPGEKVPPRVARRRAVPAGVDLRAPVDHPDWSGPDGLAVKIAEIREVTSWRVPVFVKLGASRVTEDVTLAVTAGADVVVVDGMQAGTGGGEEVLIEHTGLPTLAAVRVAADTLAGLGVRGEVQLVVSGGIRTGADVAKALALGADAVSVGMAALIALGCNASSDDTGADVTADYRALGTVPGSCTACHTGGCPVGIATQDDVLADRLDPDLGAERVANYLRAITAEAALLAEACGHASVHDLRREDLVALTVEAAAMARVPLAGTTWIPGVLPGPADG; encoded by the coding sequence ATGAGCCACACGTTCCCACCGCACGTGATCGCCGAGATCCAGGAACGGGCGCGGCTCGGGCGGTACGGCGTGCGCGGACGGGGCGCCACGCGGCGGCTCCCGACCTTCGACGACCTGCTCCTGCTCACCGCGGCCGCCGGGCGGGACGGCGAGGCGCCGCGCGGGCCGTGCCGTACCCGGACCGTGCTCGGCACCCGGTACGCCCGGGAGCCGGTGGTGCTCGACCTGCCGGTGACGATCGCCGCCATGGCGTACGGGGCGATCTCGCCGGGCGCGAAGGAGGCGCTCGGCCGGGCGGCGACGATGGCGGGCACCGCGGCCACGACCGGCGACGGCGGCATGACCCCGGAGGAGCGGGACGCGGCGAAGACGCTCGTCTACCAGCTCACCGCGTCCCGGCACGGCGTCGACCCGGACGACCTGCGCGCGGCCGACGCGGTGGAGATCGTGCTCGGCCAGGGCGCGCACCCGGGCGCGGGCGGGCTGCTGCCGGGCGAGAAGGTGCCGCCGCGGGTGGCGCGGCGGCGCGCCGTGCCCGCCGGGGTCGACCTGCGCGCGCCCGTGGACCATCCGGACTGGTCGGGCCCGGACGGCCTCGCCGTGAAGATCGCCGAGATCCGGGAGGTCACCTCCTGGCGGGTGCCGGTCTTCGTGAAGCTGGGCGCCTCCCGGGTCACCGAGGACGTGACGCTCGCGGTCACCGCCGGGGCGGACGTGGTCGTGGTGGACGGCATGCAGGCCGGCACCGGGGGCGGCGAGGAGGTGCTGATCGAGCACACCGGCCTGCCCACGCTCGCGGCGGTGCGCGTCGCCGCCGACACGCTCGCCGGGCTCGGCGTGCGCGGCGAGGTGCAGCTCGTGGTCTCCGGCGGCATCCGGACGGGCGCCGACGTCGCCAAGGCGCTCGCCCTCGGCGCGGACGCGGTGTCGGTGGGCATGGCCGCGCTGATCGCGCTCGGCTGCAACGCGTCGTCCGACGACACCGGCGCGGACGTCACCGCCGACTACCGGGCGCTCGGCACGGTGCCGGGCTCGTGCACCGCCTGCCACACCGGCGGCTGCCCGGTCGGCATCGCCACCCAGGACGACGTGCTCGCCGACCGGCTCGACCCCGACCTCGGCGCCGAGCGGGTGGCGAACTACCTGCGCGCGATCACCGCGGAGGCCGCGCTGCTCGCCGAGGCGTGCGGGCACGCCTCGGTGCACGACCTGCGCCGCGAGGACCTGGTCGCGCTCACCGTGGAGGCCGCCGCGATGGCCCGGGTCCCGCTCGCCGGGACGACCTGGATCCCCGGTGTGCTCCCCGGCCCGGCGGACGGCTGA
- a CDS encoding alpha/beta hydrolase yields the protein MPLMPGAEPYHHEGGKVGVLLCHGFTGTPQALRPWAEFLARAGLTVSLPRLPGHGTTWQEMSHTGWEDWYGELEHAFGELRGRCPDTFVMGLSLGGCMALRLAEVHGDAVRGVVAVNPSVVNDVPLLRLAPLLKWVVPSVPGVANDIKKEGVTELAYDRTPVRAAATLPRLWSLVQSELHKVTQPVLVYHSPQDHVVKPASVRLLRERLGDNLTVVELPNSYHVATLDNDAETIFQGSLEFITAHASVPLQQD from the coding sequence ATGCCGCTGATGCCGGGCGCCGAGCCGTACCACCACGAGGGCGGCAAGGTCGGGGTGCTGCTGTGCCACGGGTTCACCGGCACGCCGCAGGCGCTGCGCCCGTGGGCGGAGTTCCTGGCGCGGGCCGGGCTCACCGTGTCGCTCCCCCGCCTGCCGGGGCACGGGACCACCTGGCAGGAGATGAGCCACACCGGCTGGGAGGACTGGTACGGCGAGCTCGAGCACGCCTTCGGCGAGCTGCGCGGCCGGTGCCCCGACACGTTCGTGATGGGCCTGTCGCTCGGCGGGTGCATGGCGCTGCGCCTCGCCGAGGTGCACGGCGACGCCGTGCGCGGGGTGGTCGCGGTGAACCCCTCGGTGGTGAACGACGTGCCGCTGCTCCGGCTCGCGCCGCTGCTCAAGTGGGTGGTGCCGAGCGTGCCGGGCGTCGCCAACGACATCAAGAAGGAGGGGGTCACCGAGCTCGCCTACGACCGCACCCCGGTGCGGGCCGCGGCGACGCTGCCCCGGCTGTGGTCGCTGGTGCAGAGCGAGCTGCACAAGGTCACCCAGCCGGTGCTCGTGTACCACAGCCCGCAGGACCACGTGGTCAAGCCGGCGAGCGTACGGCTGCTGCGCGAGCGGCTCGGCGACAACCTCACCGTGGTCGAGCTGCCGAACAGCTACCACGTCGCCACCCTCGACAACGACGCCGAGACCATCTTCCAGGGGAGCCTGGAGTTCATCACGGCCCACGCGTCGGTACCCTTGCAGCAGGACTGA
- a CDS encoding MFS transporter, giving the protein MTAASDPGESASPRPGVRNPNLMVGVLAFCGSIVALMQTLVVPILPELPRIFDAPAEDTSWIMTATLLAAAVSHPVVGRLGDMYGKRRMVLAVLSLMVTGSVICGLSTSLPWVVAGRALQGLAIGVVPLGISIMRDNLSPERLGSAMALMSATLGFGGAIGLPLAAVIAEHAHWHALFWVSGSVGALDIVLVYLFVRESPVRARARFDLLGAVWLTIGLSCLLLGITKGGSWGWGSAATLGLFAAAAVLLPAWGVYELRRPAPLVDLRTSARRPVLFTNLASVLVGFSIMVMSLVLPHVLQAPAATGYGFGLSMLEAGLVLGPSGVVSMVLPPVSARISRRYGPKVSLMLGGILMGVTYFVAAVTLDALWKIVITSSVIGAGLALAYAAMPDLIMRAVPVTETAAANGLNALMRAVGTSTSSAVTSAVMANMTITLGPVALTSLAGIQTAMVIAGAVGLLGVLVAALIPARPAVPERAATGAPARSAAA; this is encoded by the coding sequence GTGACCGCAGCATCGGACCCCGGAGAGTCGGCCAGCCCACGTCCCGGCGTCCGGAACCCGAACCTCATGGTCGGGGTGCTCGCCTTCTGCGGCAGCATTGTGGCGCTCATGCAGACGCTCGTGGTGCCGATCCTCCCCGAGCTGCCGCGGATCTTCGACGCCCCGGCCGAGGACACCTCATGGATCATGACCGCGACGCTGCTCGCCGCGGCGGTCTCCCACCCGGTCGTCGGCCGGCTCGGCGACATGTACGGCAAGCGCCGCATGGTGCTCGCCGTGCTCTCGCTCATGGTGACCGGCTCGGTGATCTGCGGCCTGTCCACGTCGCTGCCCTGGGTGGTGGCCGGCCGGGCGCTGCAGGGGCTCGCGATCGGCGTGGTCCCGCTGGGCATCAGCATCATGCGCGACAACCTCAGCCCCGAGCGGCTCGGCTCGGCGATGGCGCTGATGAGCGCCACCCTCGGCTTCGGCGGCGCGATCGGCCTGCCGCTCGCCGCCGTGATCGCCGAGCACGCGCACTGGCACGCCCTGTTCTGGGTCTCCGGCTCCGTGGGCGCCCTCGACATCGTGCTCGTGTACCTCTTCGTCCGCGAGTCGCCGGTGCGCGCCCGGGCCCGGTTCGACCTGCTCGGCGCGGTCTGGCTCACCATCGGGCTGAGCTGCCTGCTGCTCGGCATCACCAAGGGCGGCTCGTGGGGCTGGGGGAGCGCGGCCACCCTCGGCCTCTTCGCCGCCGCGGCGGTGCTGCTGCCCGCCTGGGGCGTCTACGAGCTGCGCCGCCCGGCCCCGCTGGTGGACCTGCGCACCTCGGCCCGGCGGCCGGTGCTGTTCACCAACCTCGCCTCGGTCCTCGTCGGGTTCTCGATCATGGTGATGTCGCTGGTGCTGCCGCACGTGCTGCAGGCCCCGGCGGCCACCGGGTACGGGTTCGGGCTGAGCATGCTCGAGGCCGGGCTGGTCCTCGGGCCGAGCGGCGTGGTGTCGATGGTGCTGCCGCCGGTGTCGGCCCGGATCTCCCGCCGCTATGGGCCGAAGGTCTCGCTCATGCTCGGCGGCATCCTCATGGGCGTGACCTACTTCGTCGCGGCGGTCACCCTCGACGCGCTGTGGAAGATCGTGATCACCTCGTCGGTGATCGGGGCCGGGCTCGCCCTGGCGTACGCCGCCATGCCCGACCTGATCATGCGGGCGGTGCCGGTGACCGAGACCGCCGCCGCGAACGGGCTCAACGCGCTCATGCGCGCGGTCGGCACCTCCACGTCGAGCGCGGTCACCAGCGCGGTCATGGCGAACATGACGATCACCCTCGGCCCGGTCGCCCTCACCTCGCTCGCGGGCATCCAGACCGCCATGGTCATCGCCGGGGCCGTCGGGCTGCTCGGCGTGCTCGTCGCCGCGCTCATCCCGGCGCGGCCCGCCGTACCGGAACGGGCCGCCACCGGCGCGCCGGCCCGCTCGGCCGCCGCTTGA
- a CDS encoding Gfo/Idh/MocA family protein, whose amino-acid sequence MLRWGIAATGGIARTVGHVIAAEPDMMVTAVGSRSLDRARALATELGARNAYGSYAELVRDPDVDVVYVATPQSHHLEVAELAIAAGKAVLCEKPLAATLADAEKMVALAREAGVFLMEAMWMRFNPLIRRLQRMVASGEFGRVRSISASFGFPVPERDHRLWNPALGGGALLDLGIYPLGLAQLLLGVPEVMTVTGAMENGVDAEAGILLSYRDGARALLDTSLISPLAGTAQVTGTRMRADLDAPFFATDRMVVTGPDGERREFVLDPGETGYVGEIREVRDRLAEGATESPVMPLDDSLAMMRLLEDARSRVIDPTGAAA is encoded by the coding sequence GTGCTCAGGTGGGGTATCGCGGCCACGGGCGGGATCGCGCGAACGGTCGGGCACGTGATCGCGGCGGAGCCCGACATGATGGTGACGGCGGTCGGCTCGCGCAGCCTCGACCGCGCCCGGGCCCTCGCCACCGAGCTGGGGGCGCGCAACGCCTACGGCTCGTACGCCGAGCTGGTCCGCGACCCGGACGTCGACGTCGTCTACGTCGCCACCCCGCAGTCGCACCACCTGGAGGTGGCCGAGCTCGCGATCGCGGCGGGCAAGGCGGTGCTGTGCGAGAAGCCGCTCGCCGCGACCCTCGCCGACGCGGAGAAGATGGTGGCGCTCGCCCGGGAGGCCGGGGTCTTCCTCATGGAGGCGATGTGGATGCGGTTCAACCCGCTCATCCGCCGCCTGCAGCGCATGGTCGCCTCCGGCGAGTTCGGGCGGGTGCGCAGCATCTCGGCGTCGTTCGGCTTCCCGGTGCCCGAGCGCGACCACCGGCTGTGGAACCCCGCGCTCGGCGGCGGCGCCCTGCTCGACCTCGGCATCTACCCGCTCGGCCTGGCGCAGCTGCTGCTCGGCGTGCCGGAGGTGATGACGGTCACCGGCGCGATGGAGAACGGCGTGGACGCCGAGGCCGGGATCCTGCTCTCCTACCGGGACGGGGCCCGCGCCCTGCTCGACACCTCGCTGATCAGCCCGCTCGCGGGCACCGCCCAGGTGACCGGCACCCGGATGCGCGCCGACCTCGACGCGCCGTTCTTCGCCACCGATCGCATGGTGGTCACCGGCCCGGACGGCGAGCGGCGGGAGTTCGTGCTGGATCCGGGCGAGACCGGCTACGTGGGCGAGATCCGCGAGGTCCGCGACCGGCTCGCCGAGGGCGCCACGGAGAGCCCGGTCATGCCGCTCGACGACAGCCTCGCCATGATGCGGCTGCTGGAGGACGCCCGCTCCCGCGTCATCGACCCGACCGGCGCGGCCGCCTGA
- a CDS encoding MerR family transcriptional regulator → MSETWTIGELAERAAAALAGEAGQGTGDGRIRAVPNERLIRWYTTIGLVDPPLARRGRVALYGRRHLMQLVAIKRRQAAGRSIAEIQAELAGATDAVLADIARIPPSALAPAARPAAAVPGAPDDRAAGAAPRPVTTPGGDPGTPNGPAGRRDRFWARRSPAEPGTGRTGVPAAADGGAPAPPDGVGIAPAPASPPFPPVLRTPGPDAVPYGVPEPVPGLRLAPGVTLLLDTAARPPDPDDLAAIAAAARPLLDVLLARGLVGGPTEGSPT, encoded by the coding sequence ATGAGCGAGACGTGGACGATCGGCGAGCTCGCCGAGCGGGCGGCGGCCGCCCTGGCCGGGGAGGCCGGGCAGGGCACCGGTGACGGCCGGATCCGCGCGGTGCCCAACGAGCGGCTGATCCGCTGGTACACCACGATCGGGCTGGTCGACCCGCCTCTCGCCCGCCGCGGCCGCGTCGCCCTGTACGGCCGGCGCCACCTGATGCAGCTGGTCGCGATCAAGCGGCGGCAGGCGGCGGGCCGCAGCATCGCCGAGATCCAGGCCGAGCTCGCCGGCGCCACCGACGCCGTGCTCGCCGACATCGCCCGCATCCCGCCGTCCGCCCTGGCGCCCGCGGCCCGCCCGGCCGCCGCCGTGCCCGGCGCGCCGGACGACCGGGCCGCCGGTGCGGCGCCGCGGCCCGTGACCACGCCGGGCGGCGATCCCGGCACACCGAACGGCCCGGCGGGCCGCCGCGACCGGTTCTGGGCGCGGCGCTCCCCCGCCGAGCCCGGCACCGGCCGGACCGGCGTACCGGCCGCGGCCGACGGGGGCGCGCCCGCACCGCCCGACGGTGTGGGGATCGCGCCCGCGCCCGCGTCTCCGCCGTTCCCCCCGGTGCTCCGCACGCCCGGGCCGGACGCCGTGCCGTACGGCGTGCCGGAGCCGGTGCCCGGGCTGCGGCTCGCGCCGGGGGTGACCCTGCTGCTCGACACGGCGGCGCGCCCGCCGGACCCGGACGACCTCGCCGCGATCGCGGCCGCCGCCCGGCCGCTGCTCGACGTGCTGCTGGCCCGCGGGCTCGTCGGCGGCCCTACCGAGGGGAGCCCCACGTGA
- a CDS encoding MOSC domain-containing protein, translated as MRLGSIHIYPIKSTRGLQVATAQVEPWGLAGDRRYMVVDADGMVLTARDHPRMLAVAATAEGRGLTLTGPHADPLQVSPAPGTPTRRVRIWNDDVDAVDAGDEAAAWFTALLGVPARLVWLDDPTRRPVDPDYGTADDRVSFADAYPLLLASTASLRRLNDWIAEGAVERGEEPPEPLPMTRFRPSVVVEDVPEPFAEDRWRRVRIGDVPFRAVKLCDRCVLTTIDPGTLTKGKEPIRTLSRHRRWDGKVWFAVNLIPDGTGTIRVGDPVTAEE; from the coding sequence ATGCGGCTCGGAAGCATCCACATCTACCCCATCAAGTCCACGCGCGGCCTGCAGGTCGCCACGGCGCAGGTCGAACCCTGGGGACTGGCGGGGGACCGCCGCTACATGGTCGTGGACGCCGACGGCATGGTGCTCACCGCGCGGGACCACCCGCGGATGCTCGCCGTCGCGGCCACGGCCGAGGGCCGGGGCCTCACGCTGACCGGGCCGCACGCGGACCCGCTGCAGGTGTCCCCCGCGCCCGGCACCCCGACGCGGCGGGTACGCATCTGGAACGACGACGTCGACGCGGTCGACGCCGGGGACGAGGCGGCCGCCTGGTTCACCGCGCTGCTCGGCGTCCCGGCCCGCCTGGTGTGGCTCGACGACCCCACCCGGCGGCCGGTCGACCCCGACTACGGCACGGCGGACGACCGGGTGAGCTTCGCCGACGCCTACCCGCTGCTGCTCGCCTCGACCGCCTCGCTGCGCCGGCTCAACGACTGGATCGCCGAGGGCGCGGTGGAGCGCGGCGAGGAGCCGCCGGAACCGCTGCCGATGACCCGGTTCCGGCCGAGCGTGGTCGTGGAGGACGTGCCCGAGCCGTTCGCCGAGGACCGCTGGCGGCGGGTGCGCATCGGCGACGTGCCGTTCCGCGCGGTCAAGCTCTGCGACCGGTGCGTGCTCACCACGATCGACCCCGGCACCCTGACCAAGGGCAAGGAGCCGATCCGCACCCTGTCCCGCCACCGCCGCTGGGACGGCAAGGTGTGGTTCGCCGTCAACCTCATCCCGGACGGCACCGGCACGATCCGGGTCGGCGACCCGGTCACGGCCGAGGAGTGA
- a CDS encoding glutamate synthase produces the protein MAEVTLDADRLGIRGLNTALHAVPAGAHVRVLNPRGRHNLAVGLRERVTVDIAGPCGHYLGGLGARAEITVRGPVGRGVGENLMSGGIRVRGDAGSGAAAAARGGTIAISGDCDSGAGIALAGGTLAIAGNAGPYCGRAARSGVILVCGDAGPGLGDALVDAVIYVGGRIAGLGEGALAAEPDENDLTAAKLIAATCGFDHVNPENLTKVTSVRYRPRLLTGRRASGRPPVPGRLSAASA, from the coding sequence GTGGCCGAGGTGACCCTGGATGCCGACCGGCTGGGCATCCGCGGGCTCAACACGGCACTGCACGCCGTGCCCGCCGGGGCCCACGTCCGTGTGCTCAACCCGCGCGGGCGGCACAACCTGGCGGTCGGGCTGCGTGAGCGGGTGACGGTCGACATCGCCGGGCCGTGCGGCCACTACCTCGGCGGCCTCGGCGCGCGCGCGGAGATCACGGTGCGGGGTCCGGTGGGCCGCGGCGTGGGCGAGAACCTCATGTCCGGCGGCATCCGGGTCCGGGGGGATGCGGGGAGCGGCGCCGCCGCCGCGGCGCGGGGCGGCACCATCGCCATCTCGGGGGACTGCGACTCCGGCGCCGGGATCGCGCTGGCGGGCGGCACGCTCGCGATCGCCGGGAACGCCGGGCCGTACTGCGGCCGGGCCGCCCGGTCGGGGGTGATCCTCGTGTGCGGCGACGCCGGGCCCGGGCTCGGCGACGCGCTCGTCGACGCGGTGATCTACGTGGGCGGCCGGATCGCCGGGCTCGGCGAGGGCGCGCTCGCCGCGGAGCCCGACGAGAACGACCTGACCGCGGCGAAGCTCATCGCCGCGACCTGCGGGTTCGACCACGTGAACCCGGAGAACCTCACCAAGGTGACCTCGGTGCGGTACCGCCCGCGCCTGCTGACCGGCCGCCGCGCGAGCGGGCGTCCGCCCGTGCCCGGACGCCTCTCCGCGGCGAGCGCGTGA
- a CDS encoding YceI family protein, which produces MGITIGEYTFGPETGRLVIETGRSGAVAKAGHDLLIEVTRWHGQAMIDTADAAACAVSVTADAGSLEVRRGTGGVKPLTAGDRAEIERIVRERILKTARHPEITFRSARVEGTADSFRVEGPLTIMGVTRDVVVTGTIAGGRARGSAVVTQSRWGIRPYSAFLGALRVADDVTVRFDVALVPRR; this is translated from the coding sequence GTGGGCATCACCATCGGCGAGTACACCTTCGGGCCCGAGACCGGGCGGCTCGTCATCGAGACGGGCCGCTCCGGGGCGGTCGCGAAGGCCGGGCACGACCTGCTCATCGAGGTCACCCGGTGGCACGGCCAGGCCATGATCGACACCGCGGACGCGGCCGCGTGCGCGGTGAGCGTCACCGCCGACGCCGGCTCCCTCGAGGTACGGCGGGGCACCGGCGGTGTCAAGCCGCTCACCGCCGGCGACCGCGCGGAGATCGAGAGGATCGTGCGGGAGCGGATCCTGAAGACCGCGCGGCACCCGGAGATCACGTTCCGGTCGGCCCGGGTCGAGGGCACGGCGGATTCCTTCCGCGTCGAGGGGCCGCTCACGATCATGGGGGTCACCCGGGACGTCGTGGTCACCGGCACGATCGCCGGCGGCCGGGCGCGCGGCTCCGCGGTCGTCACCCAGTCCCGGTGGGGCATCCGGCCGTACTCGGCCTTCCTCGGCGCGCTCCGGGTCGCCGACGACGTCACGGTGCGCTTCGACGTCGCGCTCGTGCCGCGGCGGTGA
- a CDS encoding VIT domain-containing protein, translating to MSVTVTPLRGRCVPFPDAGLGALATAQGNLPLESLDVTADVSGLVAGVEVVQVFRNAFPESLEATYVFPLPDRAAVTGFRMEADGHVVEGVLRERGEARADYDRALAEGRRAAIAEEERPDVFTVRVGNIVPGERVTVRLTLSQPLAYEDGAAVFRFPLVVAPRYIPGTPLDGTPSGAGTAPDTDAVPDASRITPPVLLPGFPNPVRLSLAVHLDPAGLDLREIESSLHTVVREGGDGGAPLTLRLQPGERLDRDFVLRLRLAASTSLALVPDEPGDGKAEAAEGTFTLTVVPPAAEGVRPPRDVVLLLDRSGSMHGWKMVAARRAAARIVDSLTADDRFAVLSFDHAVERPPELGEGLAPATDRNRFRAVEHLARLDARGGTELLRPLEQAADLLGTAEPGRDRVLVLVTDGQVGNEGQILERAGGRLRGVRVHTVGVDRAVNAGFLGRLAALGAGRCELVESEDRLDAAMEHIHRRIGGPLVTDLALHAEGLGVLPDTVTRLGSLFPGVPLTVSGRYAGAAGGAVVVRGRTADGEPWERRVPAVVTGGTAARALWARARLRDLEDRYDAGEWDLEREIVETSLRFGVLCRFTAFVAVDSRVVGDGGPGHRVIQPVEQPSGWEPSAPPSPLAAAPMAFTAPAGPPMAAAYGAAPAGPPPAGRGATRGFFAVRRALPGSGLGGAPIEVDFTALAAEELARLREAAGGSPYERRMHLADLASRLRVLAEHHAELSALAAELEAAEEPGADLDRLWRRAEEVLARVAGGRPANPDLPGGSGRPFWKRM from the coding sequence ATGAGCGTTACCGTCACACCGCTGCGGGGCCGCTGCGTCCCGTTCCCCGACGCCGGGCTCGGCGCGCTCGCCACCGCGCAGGGCAACCTGCCGCTGGAGAGCCTCGACGTCACCGCCGACGTGTCCGGCCTCGTCGCCGGGGTCGAGGTGGTGCAGGTCTTCCGCAACGCGTTCCCGGAGTCGCTGGAGGCCACCTACGTCTTCCCGCTGCCCGACCGGGCCGCGGTGACCGGCTTCCGCATGGAGGCCGACGGCCACGTGGTCGAGGGCGTGCTGCGCGAGCGCGGCGAGGCCCGCGCCGACTACGACCGCGCGCTCGCCGAGGGCCGGCGGGCCGCGATCGCCGAGGAGGAGCGGCCGGACGTGTTCACCGTCCGGGTCGGCAACATCGTGCCCGGCGAGCGGGTCACGGTACGGCTCACGCTCAGCCAGCCGCTCGCCTACGAGGACGGCGCGGCCGTCTTCCGGTTCCCGCTCGTGGTCGCCCCGCGGTACATCCCGGGCACCCCGCTCGACGGCACGCCGAGCGGCGCGGGCACCGCCCCGGACACCGACGCGGTGCCGGACGCCTCCCGCATCACCCCGCCGGTGCTGCTGCCCGGCTTCCCCAACCCGGTACGGCTGTCGCTCGCCGTGCACCTCGACCCGGCCGGGCTCGACCTGCGCGAGATCGAGTCCAGCCTGCACACCGTGGTGCGGGAGGGCGGGGACGGCGGCGCGCCGCTCACCCTGCGCCTGCAGCCGGGCGAGCGGCTCGACCGCGACTTCGTGCTGCGGCTGCGCCTGGCCGCCTCCACCTCCCTCGCCCTCGTCCCGGACGAGCCGGGCGACGGCAAGGCCGAGGCGGCGGAGGGCACCTTCACGCTCACCGTGGTGCCCCCGGCGGCCGAGGGCGTGCGCCCGCCCCGGGACGTGGTGCTGCTGCTCGACCGCTCGGGCAGCATGCACGGCTGGAAGATGGTCGCGGCGCGGCGCGCGGCGGCCCGCATCGTCGACTCGCTCACCGCGGACGACCGCTTCGCCGTGCTGTCGTTCGACCACGCGGTGGAGCGCCCGCCGGAGCTCGGCGAGGGCCTGGCGCCCGCGACCGACCGCAACCGCTTCCGCGCGGTCGAGCACCTCGCCCGGCTGGACGCCCGCGGCGGCACCGAGCTGCTGCGGCCGCTGGAGCAGGCGGCCGACCTGCTCGGCACCGCCGAGCCCGGGCGGGACCGGGTGCTCGTGCTCGTCACCGACGGCCAGGTCGGGAACGAGGGGCAGATCCTCGAGCGGGCGGGCGGCCGCCTGCGCGGCGTGCGGGTGCACACGGTCGGCGTCGACCGCGCGGTGAACGCGGGCTTCCTCGGCCGGCTCGCCGCGCTCGGCGCGGGCCGGTGCGAGCTGGTGGAGTCCGAGGACCGGCTGGACGCGGCGATGGAGCACATCCACCGCCGCATCGGCGGCCCGCTCGTCACCGACCTGGCGCTGCACGCCGAGGGCCTCGGCGTGCTCCCGGACACCGTGACCCGGCTCGGCTCGCTCTTCCCGGGCGTGCCACTCACCGTCAGCGGCCGGTACGCCGGCGCGGCGGGCGGCGCGGTGGTCGTCCGCGGCCGCACCGCCGACGGCGAGCCGTGGGAGCGGCGCGTGCCCGCGGTCGTGACCGGGGGCACGGCGGCCCGCGCGCTGTGGGCCCGCGCCCGGCTGCGCGACCTGGAGGACCGGTACGACGCCGGCGAGTGGGACCTGGAGCGGGAGATCGTCGAGACGTCGCTCCGGTTCGGCGTGCTGTGCCGGTTCACCGCGTTCGTCGCGGTCGACTCGCGGGTGGTCGGCGACGGCGGGCCCGGCCACCGGGTGATCCAGCCGGTCGAGCAGCCCAGCGGCTGGGAGCCGTCCGCCCCGCCGTCCCCGCTCGCCGCCGCGCCGATGGCGTTCACCGCGCCCGCCGGGCCGCCGATGGCCGCCGCGTACGGCGCCGCCCCGGCCGGCCCGCCGCCCGCCGGGCGGGGGGCGACCCGGGGGTTCTTCGCGGTGCGCCGCGCCCTCCCCGGCTCCGGGCTCGGTGGCGCGCCGATCGAGGTGGACTTCACGGCGCTCGCCGCCGAGGAGCTGGCCCGGCTGCGCGAGGCCGCCGGAGGCTCGCCGTACGAGCGGCGGATGCACCTCGCCGACCTCGCCAGCCGGCTGCGGGTCCTCGCCGAGCACCATGCCGAGCTGTCCGCCCTCGCCGCCGAGCTGGAGGCCGCGGAGGAGCCCGGTGCCGACCTCGACCGGCTCTGGCGGCGCGCCGAGGAGGTCCTCGCCCGCGTCGCGGGCGGGCGGCCGGCGAACCCCGACCTGCCGGGCGGCTCCGGCCGGCCCTTCTGGAAGCGCATGTGA